Proteins from a genomic interval of Acanthopagrus latus isolate v.2019 chromosome 7, fAcaLat1.1, whole genome shotgun sequence:
- the si:ch211-217k17.9 gene encoding GATA zinc finger domain-containing protein 14, with product MIWGLPMLLIVVLLAAALSSIHARCKKKTLLYQIVVEEGENSMTTKLREAVKDKVTQKLNEKDKTIGKYLCVIDDVSNEMFSEQPAPPSGQNSTQISILNSDENSNENSNQNSNENSNQNSNENSNQNSNENSHQNSNENSNQNSNENSNQNSNENSNENSNQNSNENSNENSNENSNQNSNENSNENSNENSNQNSNENSNENSNQNSNENSNQNSNENSHQNSNENSNENSNENSHQNSNENSNENSNENSNQNSNENSNQNSNENSNENSNENSHQNSNENSNENSNENSNQNSNENSNQNSNENSNENSNENSNENSNQNSNENSNENSNQNSNENSNENSNENSNQNSNENSNENSNENSNQNSNENSNENSNQNSNENSNQNSNENSNENSNENSN from the exons ATG aTCTGGGGTTTGCCTATGCTCCTGATTGTTGTTCTTCTGGCAGCAGCGTTATCATCAATACATGCTCGCTGCAAGAAGAAGACACTTCTTTATCAGATCGTCGTGGAAGAAGGGGAGAATTCGATGACAACAAAACTGAGAGAAGCAGTAAAAGACAAGGTGACGCAGAAACTCAACGAGAAAGACAAAACCATAGGAAAGTACTTGTGCGTCATTGATGATGTGAGTAACGAAATGTTCTCTGAACAACCAGCCCCTCCCTCCGGTCAGAACTCGACCCAGATCTCGATCCTGAACTCTGACGAGAACTCTAATGAGAACTCCAACCAGAACTCTAATGAGAACTCCAACCAGAACTCTAATGAGAACTCTAACCAGAACTCTAATGAGAACTCTCACCAGAACTCTAATGAGAACTCCAACCAGAACTCTAATGAGAACTCCAACCAGAACTCTAATGAGAACTCTAATGAGAACTCCAACCAGAACTCTAATGAGAACTCTAATGAGAACTCTAATGAGAACTCCAACCAGAACTCTAATGAGAACTCTAATGAGAACTCTAATGAGAACTCCAACCAGAACTCTAATGAGAACTCTAATGAGAACTCCAACCAGAACTCTAATGAGAACTCCAACCAGAACTCTAATGAGAACTCTCACCAGAACTCTAACGAGAACTCTAATGAGAACTCTAATGAGAACTCTCACCAGAACTCTAACGAGAACTCTAATGAGAACTCTAATGAGAACTCTAACCAGAACTCTAATGAGAACTCTAACCAGAACTCTAACGAGAACTCTAATGAGAACTCTAATGAGAACTCTCACCAGAACTCTAACGAGAACTCTAATGAGAACTCTAATGAGAACTCTAACCAGAACTCTAATGAGAACTCTAACCAGAACTCTAACGAGAACTCTAATGAGAACTCTAATGAGAACTCTAATGAGAACTCTAACCAGAACTCTAATGAGAACTCTAATGAGAACTCTAACCAGAACTCTAATGAGAACTCTAATGAGAACTCTAATGAGAACTCTAACCAGAACTCTAATGAGAACTCTAATGAGAACTCTAATGAGAACTCCAACCAGAACTCTAATGAGAACTCTAATGAGAACTCCAACCAGAACTCTAATGAGAACTCCAACCAGAACTCTAATGAGAACTCTAATGAGAACTCTAATGAGAACTCTAACTAG